One Calditrichia bacterium DNA window includes the following coding sequences:
- a CDS encoding T9SS type A sorting domain-containing protein, whose translation MMTRAKHFIAAMIFAICLSANAQIPQVSGDLKSEIVSIVSAMPGSGSNGFVIPSFATLQKWSVLFNTLVDADFLRADSIVKADFPYYQLIEFTDTGYQNRVFYMLKENAPIERGWGTFLVNPDYLRQVAIEVPHARYDTNTHREGADVFRETGARFLLMSGTHRCANSEESSCSGTTSACGGSSQPYRVSDMAHFENALFQLFHEVITTHVNQLYSINLHGHAQSSCPNFFMSSGVGNTPTQILLDIKAHLLNSGGVTASVAGDGTSSCSLTGGTNTQGRFTNGSSNPCNQAATTPNGYFMHIEQSRNIRDNYSLYSKLIAALNANIQPVTAIAPQPVQPATFGLFSAYPNPFNPITTLVFSLETSAEISLKIFDNLGREVQTVAAGQFAPGEHAFIVNAANWSGGSYFAQLRSAAGQQVLPLFLTK comes from the coding sequence ATGATGACACGAGCTAAACATTTTATCGCGGCGATGATTTTCGCGATTTGCCTGAGCGCGAATGCGCAAATTCCCCAGGTTTCGGGCGATCTCAAAAGCGAAATTGTATCCATCGTCAGCGCGATGCCGGGTTCCGGCAGCAACGGTTTTGTGATTCCCTCCTTTGCCACCCTTCAAAAATGGTCTGTTCTGTTCAACACGCTTGTGGATGCGGATTTTCTGCGGGCAGACAGCATCGTGAAAGCGGATTTCCCCTATTACCAACTCATCGAATTTACCGATACCGGCTACCAAAATCGGGTGTTTTACATGCTCAAAGAGAACGCGCCGATCGAGCGCGGCTGGGGAACATTTTTGGTGAATCCGGACTATCTGCGGCAAGTTGCCATCGAGGTGCCGCATGCGCGATACGACACCAACACGCACCGCGAAGGTGCGGATGTGTTCCGGGAAACCGGCGCGCGTTTTTTGCTGATGAGCGGTACCCATCGCTGTGCCAACTCAGAGGAATCGAGTTGCAGCGGCACCACCAGCGCCTGCGGCGGGAGCAGCCAGCCGTATCGCGTTTCGGATATGGCACATTTCGAAAATGCGCTGTTTCAGCTGTTTCACGAAGTCATAACCACTCATGTTAACCAGTTGTATTCCATCAACTTACATGGTCATGCGCAGAGCAGCTGCCCGAACTTTTTTATGAGCAGCGGCGTGGGCAATACGCCCACCCAAATTTTGCTGGACATCAAAGCGCACCTGCTGAATTCCGGTGGTGTGACCGCCTCTGTTGCCGGTGACGGCACGTCGTCCTGCTCGCTGACCGGCGGCACCAACACACAGGGGCGATTCACCAACGGCAGCAGCAATCCCTGCAACCAGGCAGCGACCACGCCCAACGGTTATTTTATGCATATCGAGCAATCGCGAAACATTCGTGATAATTATTCGCTGTATAGCAAGCTGATTGCCGCGCTGAACGCGAACATCCAGCCGGTGACCGCAATTGCGCCGCAACCGGTACAGCCGGCTACGTTCGGGCTGTTTTCGGCATATCCAAATCCGTTTAATCCCATCACAACACTTGTTTTTTCGCTGGAAACATCCGCGGAAATTTCCCTGAAAATTTTTGACAATCTCGGTCGCGAAGTGCAAACGGTTGCAGCCGGACAATTCGCGCCCGGTGAACATGCTTTCATCGTGAATGCCGCAAACTGGAGCGGTGGCAGCTATTTCGCACAGCTCCGCAGCGCGGCCGGACAGCAGGTGTTGCCGCTGTTTCTCACCAAATAA